Proteins found in one Acidobacteriota bacterium genomic segment:
- a CDS encoding dCMP deaminase family protein, whose protein sequence is MMKTKEKWSSSVPAEGGPKPKRVTKDDYYLGIAREVARRGTCFRRAIGAIIVRDDQIISTGYVGAPRKTRDSLEHGFCLRDSLDIPHGQRYELCRSVHAEQNAVINAARAGVSLLGGDMYIHGTVAAGGAPIDAFPCFICKKMLINAGLERVVCSTAGGGKKVFRIDSWIRDWRKRDIIDDRDQYGK, encoded by the coding sequence ATGATGAAGACAAAAGAAAAGTGGTCGTCAAGTGTGCCGGCGGAAGGCGGGCCGAAGCCGAAGCGCGTGACAAAGGACGACTATTATCTCGGCATCGCCCGTGAAGTCGCCCGGCGCGGCACGTGCTTCCGGCGGGCGATCGGGGCCATCATCGTGCGCGACGACCAGATCATATCGACCGGATATGTCGGCGCGCCGCGAAAGACGCGGGACAGCCTGGAACACGGGTTCTGCCTGCGCGACTCTCTCGATATCCCGCACGGACAGAGGTACGAACTCTGCCGGAGCGTCCACGCCGAACAAAACGCCGTCATCAACGCCGCACGCGCCGGAGTCAGCCTGCTCGGGGGCGACATGTACATCCACGGCACCGTGGCGGCCGGCGGCGCGCCCATCGACGCCTTCCCCTGCTTCATCTGCAAGAAGATGCTCATCAATGCGGGCTTGGAGCGTGTCGTCTGCTCGACGGCGGGCGGCGGAAAAAAGGTCTTTCGGATCGACAGCTGGATCCGCGACTGGCGAAAGCGCGACATCATCGACGACCGCGACCAATACGGAAAATAG
- a CDS encoding V-type ATP synthase subunit F: MSDAESKTGIAVIGAEDLVYGFRALGFDVFSPADTEEARQVLKDIGRGNYALCLLHQSLFEPLQAERAALAGRFLPVVVGFSDFRSAVGTLDAMLREMAVKATGSDSLVKRKD; the protein is encoded by the coding sequence ATGTCTGACGCCGAGAGCAAAACCGGGATCGCCGTCATCGGCGCCGAGGACCTCGTCTATGGTTTCCGCGCCCTCGGCTTCGACGTCTTCTCGCCTGCCGACACGGAGGAGGCGCGGCAGGTCCTGAAGGACATCGGGCGGGGCAACTATGCTCTCTGCCTTCTCCACCAGAGCCTGTTCGAGCCTCTCCAGGCGGAGAGGGCGGCGCTGGCCGGGCGATTCCTGCCCGTCGTCGTCGGGTTCTCGGACTTCCGCTCCGCCGTCGGGACGCTGGACGCGATGCTCAGGGAGATGGCCGTCAAGGCCACAGGCTCGGATTCACTGGTCAAACGGAAGGACTGA
- a CDS encoding GNAT family N-acetyltransferase: MIRPLEARDKSAVMALIRETGFFTEPETAVAEELIDISLDRPDQKDYVVVVSEDGGGRSDGFLIYGPTPLTEGTYDLYWMAVAPRMQGKGLGKEFVRWTEKKVRNAGGRMLLIETASQPKYEPTRRFYIGLGYREVARVPDFYKPGDDRIIYAKVFDRERSS, encoded by the coding sequence ATGATCCGTCCACTTGAAGCCCGGGATAAATCCGCGGTTATGGCCCTCATCCGGGAGACGGGTTTTTTCACCGAGCCGGAAACGGCCGTGGCCGAGGAACTCATCGATATCAGCCTCGACCGGCCCGACCAGAAAGACTATGTCGTCGTCGTCTCCGAGGACGGCGGCGGCCGGTCGGACGGATTCCTGATCTACGGCCCGACTCCCTTGACCGAGGGCACGTACGACCTCTACTGGATGGCCGTCGCGCCGCGGATGCAGGGTAAGGGTCTCGGAAAAGAATTCGTCCGGTGGACCGAGAAAAAGGTGCGGAACGCGGGCGGGCGGATGCTTCTCATCGAGACGGCCTCCCAGCCCAAGTACGAACCGACGCGCCGGTTTTATATCGGCCTGGGATACAGGGAAGTTGCGCGCGTCCCCGATTTTTACAAACCGGGTGACGACCGCATCATCTATGCGAAAGTTTTCGATAGGGAGCGTTCATCATGA
- a CDS encoding ATP-grasp domain-containing protein, which produces MKVALIYSSKKGMEESMLRRNREELRDEEDEPPPDMLAECDSDETIAAVEGVLLERHDVLPIESDERAYVRLQQARPDIVFNIAERLHGPNRESHIPTVCEILDIPYTGSDPLTLGICLDKSRAKEILSYHGVPNPAFRIVEDPDSIPGDFDLPAIVKPLYEGSSKGIKNNSVVRSPGELRERCLEVLSLYRQPAIVERFLEGREFTVGVLGNAPDLEILPIVEIDHGRLPDGAEPVYSYEAKWIWDQPENPLEIFRCPADIPETLRRRIEDVVGRTCRVLRVRDWGRIDVRLDERGEPHILEINPLPGILPNPEDNSCLPKAARTAGYGYADLIHRVVDEAAKRYGLKDAFGGPFDTDADPHSARTM; this is translated from the coding sequence ATGAAAGTGGCCTTGATCTACAGCTCCAAAAAAGGGATGGAGGAGTCTATGCTCCGCCGGAACCGCGAGGAGCTTCGAGACGAGGAGGACGAGCCTCCTCCCGATATGCTTGCGGAGTGCGACTCCGACGAGACGATTGCCGCCGTCGAAGGCGTTCTTCTCGAAAGACACGACGTCCTGCCCATTGAATCCGATGAGCGGGCCTACGTCCGCCTTCAGCAGGCGCGTCCCGACATCGTCTTCAATATCGCCGAGCGGCTCCACGGCCCCAACCGGGAATCGCATATTCCCACGGTCTGCGAAATCCTGGACATTCCCTATACGGGATCCGATCCGCTGACTCTCGGGATCTGCCTCGACAAGTCCCGGGCCAAGGAGATCCTGTCTTACCACGGCGTTCCCAACCCGGCCTTCCGGATCGTCGAGGACCCGGACTCCATTCCCGGAGACTTCGATCTTCCGGCCATCGTCAAGCCGCTCTATGAGGGGTCGAGCAAGGGCATCAAGAACAATTCGGTCGTCCGTTCGCCCGGTGAACTTCGCGAGCGCTGCCTCGAGGTTCTCTCGCTTTACCGCCAGCCGGCGATCGTCGAGCGCTTTCTCGAAGGCCGCGAATTCACGGTTGGTGTGCTCGGCAACGCCCCGGATCTCGAAATTCTGCCCATCGTCGAGATCGACCACGGCCGGCTGCCCGACGGCGCCGAGCCGGTCTATTCCTACGAGGCCAAGTGGATCTGGGATCAGCCTGAAAACCCACTTGAGATTTTCCGCTGCCCGGCCGACATCCCGGAGACCCTGCGCCGCCGCATCGAGGACGTCGTGGGCCGAACCTGCCGCGTTCTCCGTGTCCGCGACTGGGGGCGCATCGACGTCCGGCTCGACGAGCGGGGCGAGCCCCACATCCTGGAGATCAACCCCCTGCCCGGCATTCTGCCCAATCCGGAGGACAATTCCTGTCTCCCCAAGGCGGCCCGGACGGCGGGATACGGCTATGCCGATCTCATCCATCGTGTTGTGGACGAGGCGGCCAAGAGATACGGGCTGAAAGACGCTTTCGGCGGTCCTTTTGATACGGATGCCGATCCGCATTCAGCCAGGACGATGTGA
- a CDS encoding ATP-grasp domain-containing protein, protein MAAPLNVGIAYNAFEPAVPVNERRSEEAVGEVAVEVDKTLRAAGFNATIFPLRRSVFSFMRRVKSRNVDILINLCEAFYGKPEWEANVAAVFEMLGIPFTGSGFRTLALCQDKARAKAVLQAHGLPVAPSRLVGSPDEPVDLPFPLFVKPNMEDASLGIYPESVVRDAESLKLQVKRIVETYRQPAIVESYIDGREFNVAVLDNGRVHALPVSEIDFSGMPEDTPNICSYTAKWFVEDPLCINTVPVCPATIDAELDARLRETAVAAFKAMDCLDYARIDFRMDGEGRIYVLEVNPNPDTSLDAGYVRALGAAGISYTEFWTGVIENALKRKTHDPST, encoded by the coding sequence ATGGCCGCGCCGCTTAACGTGGGCATCGCCTACAACGCCTTCGAACCGGCCGTTCCGGTCAACGAACGCAGGTCCGAGGAGGCCGTGGGCGAGGTGGCCGTCGAAGTCGACAAAACCCTGCGGGCGGCCGGTTTCAACGCCACGATCTTCCCGCTCCGGAGAAGCGTGTTTTCCTTCATGCGACGCGTCAAAAGCCGGAATGTCGACATTCTCATCAACCTCTGCGAGGCCTTTTACGGAAAGCCGGAGTGGGAGGCCAACGTCGCCGCCGTTTTCGAAATGCTCGGCATCCCGTTCACTGGAAGCGGGTTCAGGACTCTGGCCCTGTGCCAGGACAAGGCCCGGGCCAAGGCCGTTCTCCAGGCCCACGGCCTGCCCGTCGCGCCGAGCCGCCTGGTCGGATCGCCGGACGAACCTGTGGACCTGCCTTTCCCGCTCTTTGTCAAACCCAACATGGAAGACGCAAGCCTCGGCATCTACCCGGAATCTGTCGTCCGCGACGCCGAGAGCCTCAAGCTCCAGGTGAAGCGCATTGTCGAAACTTACCGTCAGCCGGCGATCGTCGAATCCTATATCGACGGACGCGAGTTCAATGTGGCCGTCCTGGACAACGGACGCGTTCATGCCCTGCCCGTGTCGGAGATCGATTTTTCGGGCATGCCCGAAGACACGCCGAACATCTGCAGCTACACGGCCAAATGGTTTGTCGAGGATCCGCTCTGCATCAACACCGTGCCGGTCTGTCCGGCGACCATCGATGCGGAATTGGACGCGCGGCTCCGGGAGACGGCCGTGGCCGCATTCAAGGCCATGGACTGCCTCGACTATGCGCGGATCGATTTCCGGATGGACGGCGAGGGCCGGATCTATGTCCTCGAAGTCAATCCCAATCCCGACACGAGCCTTGATGCCGGCTATGTCCGGGCGCTCGGCGCCGCGGGCATCAGTTACACCGAGTTCTGGACGGGCGTTATCGAAAACGCTTTGAAGAGAAAGACCCATGATCCGTCCACTTGA
- a CDS encoding V-type ATP synthase subunit I, protein MAVAAIDRVQIFTHGSQKHDVLAALQESGLVHLDSPTFEDLPTAPSPEGTDKIEHTLYRLRHALDILSEFDETGGLKRMIAGKPRLGKDARGRALAGDYLSVLDGLERREEKKHEIEIRRHALEKDIEFLNPLRPLRIPICRIRPTDSTQVRLAAMPVSRKSDLESLAAEIPLWFEIVSADKRSCRVLLIHLREDAEAIEPRFKDIELDFLSIEPFMDRSAPDDTVETLLEKIRVEISEGEKAVAALNEEIKALAVHRPELMAVHDVLLSEKQKSEALGFFGETDRACVIEGWIKTDDRKKLQASLDAATDAHQVFFRQPLPDEESPVDLQNSEAAKPFEIITRLYGLPEKGYLDPTVSMAPFFFLYVGLTVGEAGYGLLITILSLLFMKFAKPKGGALQFARLFLFLGVANIVCGTFFGGWFGFPIRKLLLIDAIQDPIPFMILALALGFIQVWFGTALGLLHAFKTGHVLEAVFVKGGWLLLLPALTLYLALGHSVFGILSLVAAASIVLFASPSRNPFARVFGGLFKLYGISGYLSDILSYSRILALGLSTSVVAMVVNTLVEMAAAIPVIGWFAGALVFIGGHLFNLAIGFLGGFVHSMRLQFVEFFTKFYQAGGKAFAPLRLENRYVEFEE, encoded by the coding sequence GTGGCAGTCGCAGCAATCGATCGCGTCCAGATCTTCACCCACGGGTCTCAGAAACACGATGTTCTGGCGGCCCTCCAGGAATCCGGCCTTGTTCATCTCGACTCACCGACCTTCGAAGACCTGCCCACGGCCCCGTCACCCGAGGGAACGGACAAGATCGAACACACGCTCTATCGTCTGAGACACGCGCTCGACATCCTCTCCGAATTCGATGAGACGGGCGGCCTCAAACGCATGATCGCGGGGAAACCCCGGCTGGGAAAAGACGCCAGAGGACGGGCACTTGCCGGCGACTATCTTTCGGTTCTCGACGGTTTGGAGCGGCGGGAAGAGAAAAAACACGAGATCGAAATCCGCCGCCACGCCCTGGAAAAGGATATCGAATTCCTGAATCCCCTCCGGCCGCTCCGGATTCCGATCTGCCGGATCCGGCCCACCGATTCGACGCAGGTCCGTCTGGCCGCAATGCCCGTATCCCGGAAAAGCGACCTCGAATCCCTGGCCGCCGAAATCCCTCTCTGGTTCGAGATTGTCTCTGCGGATAAAAGATCCTGCCGCGTACTTCTCATTCACCTTCGTGAGGATGCCGAGGCGATCGAACCGCGTTTCAAGGACATCGAACTCGACTTTCTGTCTATCGAGCCCTTCATGGACCGCTCCGCGCCCGACGATACCGTCGAGACGCTTCTCGAAAAAATCCGGGTCGAGATTTCAGAAGGCGAAAAGGCCGTGGCCGCCCTGAACGAGGAAATCAAGGCCCTTGCCGTTCACAGACCGGAACTCATGGCCGTCCACGACGTTCTCCTCAGCGAGAAGCAAAAGAGCGAAGCTCTGGGATTCTTCGGTGAAACCGACAGGGCCTGCGTGATCGAGGGATGGATCAAAACGGATGACCGGAAAAAACTCCAGGCGAGCCTGGACGCGGCGACCGATGCTCACCAGGTGTTCTTCCGTCAGCCGCTTCCCGATGAAGAGTCTCCCGTCGATCTTCAGAACAGCGAGGCGGCCAAACCGTTCGAAATCATCACCCGGCTCTACGGCCTGCCGGAAAAAGGCTACCTGGACCCCACGGTGTCCATGGCTCCGTTCTTTTTCCTATATGTCGGGCTGACCGTGGGGGAGGCCGGATACGGACTGCTCATCACGATTCTGTCCCTGCTGTTCATGAAATTCGCCAAGCCCAAAGGGGGCGCGCTCCAGTTCGCCCGCCTCTTCCTTTTCCTGGGTGTCGCCAACATCGTCTGTGGAACATTTTTCGGGGGCTGGTTCGGATTCCCCATCCGCAAGCTTCTGCTCATCGACGCCATCCAGGACCCGATCCCGTTCATGATCCTGGCCCTGGCCCTGGGGTTCATCCAGGTGTGGTTCGGCACGGCACTGGGACTCCTTCACGCCTTCAAGACCGGACATGTGCTGGAGGCCGTTTTCGTCAAGGGCGGCTGGCTGCTTCTGCTGCCGGCTCTCACGCTCTACCTGGCTCTCGGACACTCCGTCTTCGGGATCCTGTCCCTCGTCGCGGCGGCATCCATCGTGCTTTTCGCCTCGCCCAGCCGGAATCCCTTCGCCCGGGTTTTCGGCGGTCTCTTCAAACTTTACGGGATTTCGGGCTACCTGTCCGACATCCTGTCGTATTCCCGAATCCTGGCCCTCGGCCTGTCCACGAGCGTCGTGGCCATGGTCGTCAACACCCTGGTCGAAATGGCCGCCGCCATCCCGGTCATCGGCTGGTTCGCCGGAGCCCTGGTCTTCATCGGCGGCCACCTGTTCAACCTGGCCATTGGATTCCTGGGCGGATTCGTCCATTCCATGCGTCTTCAGTTCGTCGAGTTCTTCACCAAGTTCTACCAGGCGGGAGGCAAGGCCTTTGCCCCCTTGCGCCTGGAAAACCGATATGTGGAGTTCGAGGAATGA
- a CDS encoding V-type ATP synthase subunit K, with amino-acid sequence MELGLTLAILGGALAIIMAGIGSAIGIGLAGQSAAGVMSEDPGKFGGLLLLVVLPGTQGIYGFLTVFLVILKVGMMGGEAVNPTTIQGWQILIACLPIAFTGLVSAMHQGRVCSAGVQMAAKQPKEVVKPVVMAALVETYAVLGLLVTVLLLNGIQL; translated from the coding sequence ATGGAACTCGGTTTGACATTGGCAATCCTGGGCGGCGCCCTGGCCATCATCATGGCCGGCATCGGCTCCGCCATCGGTATCGGTCTGGCCGGCCAGTCGGCCGCCGGAGTCATGAGCGAAGACCCCGGCAAGTTCGGCGGGCTTCTGCTCCTCGTCGTTCTTCCCGGAACGCAGGGGATTTACGGCTTTCTGACCGTCTTTCTGGTCATTCTCAAGGTCGGGATGATGGGAGGCGAAGCGGTCAACCCGACGACGATCCAGGGCTGGCAGATCCTGATCGCCTGCCTGCCCATCGCTTTCACCGGTCTCGTCTCCGCCATGCACCAGGGCCGGGTCTGTTCGGCGGGCGTCCAGATGGCCGCCAAGCAGCCCAAGGAAGTCGTCAAGCCCGTCGTCATGGCCGCGCTTGTCGAAACCTACGCGGTTCTCGGCCTTCTGGTCACAGTTCTTCTTCTGAACGGAATCCAGCTCTGA
- a CDS encoding KamA family radical SAM protein, translating to MDDWRQQIKGGLEKPEEIAERFGLDLDEVRRIGRIFKTRITPYYAGLIKSKDDPIYRQIVPDPAELRAGTGDLDPLEEDHDSPVPSIVHRYPDRCLFLVSHACASYCRFCTRKRKVGDPRKIDPRYIEDGLDYIRRHPEIRDVIVSGGDPFMLPDGRIEYILKSLRAIPHVEILRIGTRVPCFLPQRVTPRLASMLKKYHPLYINVHFNHPDEITPEAGRALGLLADAGIPLGNQSVLLKGVNDDVDTMRRLMQKLLSVRVRPYYIYQADYVKGTEHLRTTVEKGLEIMEGLRGWTSGMAVPYYVIDAPGGGGKIPLIPNYVQSVSEDQVVMRNYAGEEFVYPQVRRKKPRRRPQDQPQPLVDPCYGFDGVPL from the coding sequence ATGGACGACTGGCGACAGCAGATCAAAGGCGGTCTCGAGAAACCCGAGGAGATCGCCGAACGCTTCGGACTGGATCTTGATGAGGTGCGCCGCATCGGGCGCATCTTCAAGACCCGGATCACTCCCTACTATGCCGGTCTGATCAAGAGCAAGGACGATCCGATTTACAGGCAGATCGTCCCCGATCCGGCCGAGCTTCGGGCGGGAACGGGCGACCTCGATCCTCTCGAGGAAGACCACGACTCCCCGGTTCCGAGCATCGTCCACCGCTATCCGGACCGGTGCCTGTTTCTCGTCTCGCATGCCTGCGCCTCCTACTGCCGGTTCTGCACGCGGAAGCGGAAAGTCGGCGACCCGCGCAAGATCGATCCGCGGTATATCGAGGACGGTCTCGACTACATCCGGCGGCATCCCGAAATCCGCGACGTCATCGTCTCGGGCGGCGACCCGTTCATGTTGCCCGACGGCCGCATCGAATATATCCTGAAGTCCCTGCGGGCCATCCCGCACGTCGAGATCCTGCGCATCGGGACGCGCGTGCCGTGCTTCCTGCCCCAGAGGGTGACGCCGCGCCTGGCCTCCATGCTGAAGAAGTACCATCCGCTCTATATCAACGTCCACTTCAACCACCCGGACGAGATCACGCCGGAGGCGGGACGGGCGTTGGGGCTGCTGGCCGACGCCGGCATTCCTCTCGGCAACCAGTCCGTACTGCTCAAGGGCGTCAACGACGACGTCGACACGATGCGGCGGCTGATGCAGAAGCTCCTGTCCGTTCGTGTGCGTCCCTACTACATCTATCAGGCGGACTACGTCAAGGGCACCGAGCACCTGCGGACGACGGTCGAAAAGGGGCTCGAGATCATGGAAGGGCTGAGGGGTTGGACGTCGGGCATGGCTGTTCCGTATTACGTCATCGATGCGCCGGGCGGGGGAGGCAAGATCCCGCTCATCCCGAATTACGTCCAGTCCGTGAGCGAGGACCAGGTCGTCATGCGGAACTACGCCGGAGAGGAATTCGTCTATCCCCAGGTCCGGCGGAAAAAGCCCAGGCGCAGGCCGCAGGATCAGCCGCAGCCCCTCGTCGATCCCTGCTACGGCTTCGACGGCGTCCCGCTGTAA
- a CDS encoding V-type ATP synthase subunit D — protein sequence MKLNVNPNRMELLRLRRRLALAERGHKLLKDKLEEIMRRFLESMRRLTELHEKAQSGFETILISFAVARCRNTMEELDALIPKGVLELTAEKTRILSLAVPRLETAVLEVSDYDLSATDAEFDVGVKKTREVLPILLEIAGLWKAVELLAKEIELTRRRVNALEHILIPGLRTTIRHIASRLEEMERSYQVQLMRVKDIVREH from the coding sequence GTGAAGCTGAACGTCAATCCGAACCGGATGGAGCTCCTGCGGCTGCGCCGCAGGTTGGCTCTGGCCGAACGCGGCCATAAGCTTCTCAAGGACAAACTCGAGGAGATCATGCGGCGTTTCCTGGAAAGCATGCGCCGTTTGACCGAGCTCCATGAGAAGGCTCAGAGCGGGTTCGAGACCATCCTCATATCCTTTGCCGTGGCCCGGTGCCGGAACACCATGGAGGAACTCGACGCGCTCATCCCCAAGGGTGTGTTGGAACTCACCGCGGAGAAAACCCGGATCCTGAGCCTGGCCGTGCCGCGGCTGGAGACGGCCGTCCTGGAGGTTTCCGACTATGACCTTTCGGCCACGGACGCTGAGTTCGACGTCGGGGTGAAAAAGACGCGTGAAGTTCTGCCCATCCTTCTCGAAATCGCCGGCTTGTGGAAGGCCGTCGAACTCCTGGCCAAAGAAATAGAACTCACGCGTCGGCGCGTCAACGCCCTCGAGCACATCCTGATCCCGGGCCTCCGGACGACCATCCGCCACATCGCCTCGCGGCTTGAAGAGATGGAGCGGTCGTACCAGGTGCAGCTTATGCGGGTCAAGGACATCGTCCGCGAACATTAA
- a CDS encoding V-type ATPase subunit: MKRPSRFAYAYAVGRVRALEKKLIPRAVFREAAGLDSGAVLRMMAEAGDYSGELTEVRNTRELDAFLAKQQEDLSDLAAKLLPEEDVLRALEPNLRLEASAAAVSDLPYPIIRDYQRRAVDCANIKIFMRASYLDLPVEILEKHLLGGGGLDRTVFLDGHGLSASEFAGRLPSGPLRNLWEKASAVLAERETFAELERGIADLLMSHLHEAKAVVFGPEPVFAYTLGRRRELDLVRLVGGGTINRIPADKIKERISATYV; the protein is encoded by the coding sequence ATGAAAAGACCGTCCCGCTTCGCTTACGCCTATGCCGTGGGCCGGGTGCGGGCTCTGGAGAAAAAACTCATTCCGCGGGCCGTTTTCCGCGAGGCGGCGGGTCTCGATTCCGGTGCGGTCCTCAGGATGATGGCCGAGGCGGGAGACTATTCCGGAGAATTGACGGAGGTCCGGAACACGCGGGAGCTCGATGCGTTCCTGGCGAAGCAACAGGAGGATCTGTCGGATCTCGCCGCAAAACTCCTTCCTGAAGAGGACGTTTTGAGGGCGCTCGAGCCGAATCTTCGTTTGGAGGCGTCCGCCGCGGCGGTTTCGGACCTGCCTTACCCGATCATCCGGGATTACCAGCGCCGGGCCGTCGACTGCGCCAACATCAAAATCTTCATGCGGGCGTCCTATCTGGATCTGCCCGTCGAAATTCTGGAAAAGCATCTTCTGGGCGGCGGCGGCCTGGACCGGACCGTGTTTCTAGACGGTCACGGCCTCAGTGCCTCCGAGTTTGCCGGACGGCTGCCTTCGGGTCCTTTGCGAAATCTCTGGGAGAAGGCCTCGGCCGTTCTCGCCGAGAGGGAAACCTTCGCCGAACTGGAGAGAGGCATCGCCGACCTCCTGATGTCCCATCTCCATGAAGCCAAGGCCGTCGTCTTCGGGCCCGAACCCGTCTTTGCCTACACCCTCGGCCGCCGCCGGGAACTCGACCTTGTCCGGCTTGTTGGCGGCGGAACCATCAACCGCATTCCGGCCGATAAAATCAAGGAAAGGATCAGCGCCACCTATGTCTGA
- a CDS encoding V-type ATP synthase subunit A: protein MKQGKIIRVAGPLVVAADCLGAKMYDMVRIGEIGLIGEIIELKEDQAYIQVYEDTTGIGPGEPVTLTEKPLSVELGPGMLGAVYDGIQRPLDIIREKTGDFVTRGIDVPHLDREKTWEFKPLKKKGDTVVEGDILGEVEETPLIQHRILVPEGAAGTIEEIREGGLKVEDVAARIKTKDGKRDVQLFQSWSIRRQRPVQERLMPYEPLVTGQRILDMLFPLAKGGTACVPGPFGSGKTVVQHQLARWSDAQIIVYVACGERGNEVSDLLLSFPDLKDPHTGRPLMERTVIIANTSNMPVAAREASIYTGMTIAEYFRDMGYSVALMADSSSRWAEALREISGRMEEMPGEEGYPAYLASRIAEFYERAGLVQCLGSDDRKGALSVIGAVSPPGGDLSDPVVQSTLKVVKVFWALDDRLANMRHFPAINWLLSYSLYRENISRYLSTEVAEDFIATSQEAMEILELESELQEISRLVGVESLATRDRMILESARSIREDFLHQNAFHQQDTYTSLRKQYLMLKTIIHFHHAALAALEKGAELDGILGLEVREDIATMKFLPEEEDGLLAVDTAVEEAFRGLSGAGD, encoded by the coding sequence ATGAAACAGGGAAAGATCATCCGCGTGGCGGGCCCCCTCGTCGTCGCCGCGGACTGCCTCGGGGCCAAGATGTACGACATGGTCAGGATCGGAGAAATCGGCCTGATCGGGGAGATCATCGAGCTCAAGGAAGACCAGGCTTATATTCAGGTTTACGAAGACACGACGGGGATCGGCCCCGGAGAGCCCGTGACCCTGACGGAAAAGCCGCTCAGCGTCGAGCTGGGCCCGGGAATGCTGGGCGCGGTTTACGACGGCATCCAGAGACCGCTTGACATCATCCGGGAGAAGACAGGCGATTTCGTCACCCGGGGAATCGACGTTCCGCATCTGGACAGGGAAAAAACCTGGGAGTTCAAGCCCCTGAAGAAAAAGGGCGACACCGTCGTCGAGGGCGACATTTTGGGCGAGGTCGAAGAAACGCCTCTGATCCAGCACAGGATCCTCGTGCCCGAGGGCGCCGCCGGAACGATCGAGGAGATCCGTGAGGGCGGCCTCAAGGTTGAGGATGTCGCCGCCCGCATCAAAACGAAAGACGGAAAACGCGACGTTCAGCTCTTCCAGTCCTGGTCCATCCGCCGCCAGCGGCCGGTTCAGGAACGTCTCATGCCGTATGAACCGCTGGTCACGGGACAGCGGATTCTGGACATGCTTTTCCCGCTGGCCAAGGGCGGCACGGCCTGCGTGCCCGGACCGTTCGGAAGCGGCAAGACCGTCGTCCAGCACCAGTTGGCTCGCTGGTCGGACGCCCAGATCATCGTCTATGTCGCCTGCGGCGAGCGCGGCAACGAGGTTTCGGACCTGCTGCTGAGCTTCCCCGACCTCAAGGACCCGCACACCGGACGCCCGCTCATGGAGCGGACGGTCATCATCGCCAACACGTCGAACATGCCGGTTGCGGCGCGCGAGGCGTCGATTTACACCGGAATGACCATCGCCGAATATTTCCGCGACATGGGCTACTCCGTCGCCCTCATGGCCGACTCGTCGAGCCGCTGGGCCGAGGCGCTCCGCGAGATCTCCGGCCGGATGGAGGAGATGCCGGGCGAGGAAGGCTACCCGGCCTATCTGGCCAGCCGGATCGCCGAGTTTTATGAGCGGGCCGGTCTCGTCCAATGTCTCGGCTCGGACGATCGCAAGGGCGCCCTGAGCGTTATCGGGGCCGTAAGCCCGCCCGGCGGCGACCTGTCCGACCCTGTCGTTCAGTCCACCCTCAAGGTCGTCAAGGTCTTCTGGGCCCTGGACGACAGGCTGGCCAACATGCGCCACTTCCCGGCCATCAACTGGCTCCTCAGCTATTCCCTCTACCGGGAGAACATCAGCCGGTACCTGAGCACGGAGGTGGCCGAGGACTTCATTGCCACGAGCCAGGAAGCCATGGAAATCCTGGAGCTCGAATCCGAACTCCAGGAGATTTCGCGCCTTGTCGGCGTCGAGTCGCTGGCGACGCGCGACCGGATGATTCTGGAGTCGGCCCGGTCCATCCGCGAGGACTTCCTCCACCAGAACGCCTTCCACCAGCAGGATACCTACACGTCGCTTCGCAAGCAGTACCTCATGCTGAAAACCATCATCCATTTCCACCACGCCGCCCTGGCCGCGCTCGAGAAGGGCGCCGAACTCGACGGCATCCTCGGCCTCGAGGTCAGGGAGGACATCGCCACGATGAAATTCCTGCCCGAAGAGGAGGACGGCCTCCTGGCGGTCGACACGGCCGTGGAAGAGGCCTTCCGGGGACTCTCCGGCGCCGGGGATTGA